From Streptomyces sp. TLI_105, the proteins below share one genomic window:
- a CDS encoding M4 family metallopeptidase, with translation MHPTRLTAAVAALALSASLATALAGPATAATPQARPVPPGHGKALALAAADRAASSGLDELRHGADEDLVRTSVTPWTNGLYYASYERTYRGLPVVGGDAVVVSDSSGKVREVTGAPAPAIRLSTKAKVTAGAALATARKQLASVESASAPELTVLLKDGKAVLTWHTLVIGRTAQDAPSSLDTYVDARTGSVARATDKILHADGRGYHNGNVTIDTAASSMTDTSRGSFKCGGQNGSAYTGSSPWGNNGANDLVTACVDIMYAAQKEHSMLKEWFGYNGQNGQGGMVPARAGLSEVNAYYDGTKTTYGRAQTGSNQLTGIDVVAHEYGHEIFDRTPGSSGSSNENGGMNESTGDIFGALTEHYANNPNDTPDYTVGEKVNFFGDGKPIRNMYNPSLVGNDPNCYPQLTSGTEVHAAAGPQNHWFYLLAEGSNPGGGKPSSPICSGGPSSVTGIGIQKAGKVFMGALLMKTSSWNHLAARKATLTSAKNTYGSAECNAVKAAWNAVGVPAQSGETDCGGTSTPDFSLALNPSSGSVQPGASVTSTVNTSTTGGSAQTVQLSASGAPSGVTVSFSPSSVTSGSSSTMTVQVAAGTANGTYPITVTGTGSATHTVTYQLSVGTTTPPTGCDTTEYTYRGTLASGQAEAQPDGSYYYSATSGTHVGCLRGPAGADFDLYLQKWNGSTWVDVAVGGTATADEDTSYYGTAGYYRYVVHAYSGSGAYTLGLSAP, from the coding sequence TTGCACCCGACCAGACTCACGGCGGCCGTGGCCGCCCTGGCGCTCTCGGCGAGCCTCGCGACCGCCCTCGCCGGACCGGCGACCGCGGCGACCCCGCAGGCCCGACCCGTACCCCCGGGTCACGGCAAGGCGCTCGCCCTCGCCGCCGCCGACAGGGCCGCGAGCAGCGGTCTCGACGAGCTGCGGCACGGCGCCGACGAGGACCTCGTCCGGACGTCCGTCACCCCCTGGACGAACGGCCTGTACTACGCCTCGTACGAGCGCACCTACCGCGGCCTGCCGGTCGTCGGCGGCGACGCGGTCGTCGTCTCCGACAGTTCCGGCAAGGTCCGCGAGGTCACCGGCGCCCCGGCCCCCGCCATCAGGCTCTCCACGAAGGCGAAGGTGACGGCCGGGGCGGCCCTCGCCACCGCCCGGAAGCAGCTGGCCTCGGTCGAGAGCGCGAGCGCTCCGGAGCTGACCGTGCTCCTCAAGGACGGCAAGGCCGTCCTCACCTGGCACACCCTGGTCATCGGCCGGACCGCGCAGGATGCCCCGAGCTCCCTCGACACGTACGTCGACGCGCGCACCGGGTCCGTCGCCCGCGCCACCGACAAGATCCTGCACGCCGACGGCCGTGGCTACCACAACGGCAACGTCACCATCGACACCGCCGCGAGCTCGATGACCGACACCAGCCGTGGCTCCTTCAAGTGCGGCGGCCAGAACGGCAGCGCCTACACGGGCTCCTCGCCGTGGGGCAACAACGGCGCCAACGACCTGGTGACCGCCTGCGTCGACATCATGTACGCGGCGCAGAAGGAACACTCCATGCTCAAGGAGTGGTTCGGCTACAACGGCCAGAACGGCCAGGGCGGCATGGTCCCGGCCCGCGCCGGACTCTCCGAGGTCAACGCCTACTACGACGGTACGAAGACCACGTACGGGCGCGCCCAGACCGGCTCCAACCAGCTCACCGGCATCGACGTCGTGGCCCACGAGTACGGCCACGAGATCTTCGACCGGACGCCGGGCAGCTCGGGTTCGTCCAACGAGAACGGCGGCATGAACGAGTCGACGGGCGACATCTTCGGCGCGCTCACCGAGCACTACGCCAACAACCCGAACGACACCCCGGACTACACGGTCGGCGAGAAGGTCAACTTCTTCGGCGACGGCAAGCCGATCCGGAACATGTACAACCCCTCCCTCGTCGGCAACGACCCCAACTGCTACCCGCAGCTGACCTCCGGCACCGAGGTGCACGCGGCGGCAGGCCCGCAGAACCACTGGTTCTACCTGCTGGCGGAGGGCTCCAACCCGGGCGGCGGCAAGCCCAGCAGCCCGATATGTTCCGGCGGGCCGTCCTCCGTGACCGGCATCGGCATCCAGAAGGCCGGCAAGGTCTTCATGGGCGCCCTGCTCATGAAGACCTCCTCCTGGAACCACCTCGCCGCCCGCAAGGCGACCCTGACCAGTGCCAAGAACACCTACGGCAGCGCCGAGTGCAACGCCGTGAAGGCGGCCTGGAACGCGGTCGGCGTGCCGGCCCAGTCCGGCGAGACCGACTGCGGCGGCACCAGCACCCCGGACTTCTCGCTCGCCCTGAACCCGTCCTCGGGCTCGGTCCAGCCGGGTGCCTCCGTCACCTCCACGGTGAACACCTCCACCACCGGCGGCAGCGCGCAGACCGTGCAGCTCTCCGCGAGCGGCGCCCCGAGCGGGGTCACCGTCTCCTTCAGCCCCTCCTCGGTGACCTCCGGCTCCTCGTCCACGATGACCGTGCAGGTCGCCGCGGGCACGGCCAACGGCACGTACCCGATCACCGTCACCGGTACGGGCTCCGCCACGCACACGGTCACCTACCAGCTGTCGGTCGGCACCACGACCCCGCCCACCGGCTGCGACACCACCGAGTACACGTACCGGGGCACCCTGGCCTCCGGTCAGGCCGAGGCCCAGCCGGACGGCTCGTACTACTACTCGGCGACCTCCGGCACCCACGTGGGCTGCCTGCGCGGCCCGGCCGGGGCCGACTTCGACCTGTACCTGCAGAAGTGGAACGGGTCGACGTGGGTGGACGTGGCCGTCGGCGGCACGGCGACCGCGGACGAGGACACCAGCTACTACGGCACCGCGGGCTACTACCGGTACGTGGTCCACGCGTACAGCGGCTCCGGCGCCTACACGCTGGGCCTGAGCGCCCCGTAA
- a CDS encoding carbon-nitrogen hydrolase family protein, whose product MIVAATQFVPVAGDIDANVRTIAGLVRAAGAEGARVVVFSELSLTGYEPSLIRDTPALVLTEDDPRLRPVRDACRDAGAAAVVNGPVRTAGSGAGITTLVIGPDGSLLARYDKQHLYGVEAEVFEPGGADGRFALDGIRFALATCYDNRFPELAERAASDRCTVYLASSVLDADNDSFEKVYPVRARDFGLYVVLGNVLGANEDGVGVGLAGAWGPDGERIADAGAEEPGFVLAEVR is encoded by the coding sequence ATGATCGTCGCAGCCACCCAGTTCGTCCCGGTCGCCGGGGACATCGACGCCAACGTCCGTACGATCGCCGGCCTGGTCCGGGCGGCCGGGGCGGAGGGGGCCCGGGTCGTGGTCTTCTCCGAGCTCTCGCTCACCGGGTACGAGCCGTCCCTGATCCGCGACACCCCCGCCCTGGTCCTCACCGAGGACGACCCGCGCCTCCGGCCCGTACGGGACGCCTGCCGGGACGCCGGCGCGGCGGCCGTGGTCAACGGGCCGGTGAGGACGGCCGGTTCGGGCGCCGGGATCACCACGCTCGTGATCGGCCCGGACGGCTCGCTCCTCGCCCGCTACGACAAGCAGCACCTGTACGGGGTCGAGGCGGAGGTCTTCGAACCGGGCGGGGCCGACGGGCGGTTCGCGCTCGACGGCATCCGGTTCGCGCTGGCCACCTGCTACGACAACCGCTTCCCCGAGCTGGCCGAGCGGGCCGCGTCCGACAGGTGCACCGTGTATCTGGCGAGTTCGGTGCTCGATGCCGACAACGACTCCTTCGAGAAGGTGTATCCCGTACGAGCCCGGGACTTCGGTCTGTACGTGGTGCTCGGCAACGTCCTGGGGGCCAACGAGGACGGGGTCGGCGTCGGCCTGGCCGGGGCCTGGGGTCCGGACGGCGAACGGATCGCGGACGCGGGGGCCGAGGAGCCGGGGTTCGTCCTCGCCGAGGTGCGCTGA
- a CDS encoding LysR family transcriptional regulator, protein MPLSHGLYEAFLAVARAGSFTAAAHALGYTQSAVSRQVQSLEEEMGAELFERLPRGVRLTEAGRVLLPHAEAVRDRLAAARAELASLRTLDGGLLRLGAFSSATASLVPRAQAAFRERHPGVVVTRVEGPSAKHLGLVVAGEEDLAVVGPAAAVPPPPGVTLHPLLDEPMLVALERGHPCAGRRAVRLAELADEEWIVGHERLEDTLFRPAVAAGFRPRTGLLAHDWIAKLGAVAAGLGVTLVPALAAASVRRDVALVTIHPEDVPYRRICAAAPATPTVAATAFLGLLRETAEQLIPSDHS, encoded by the coding sequence ATGCCCCTCTCGCATGGCCTGTACGAGGCCTTCCTCGCGGTCGCCCGCGCGGGCTCCTTCACCGCCGCCGCCCACGCCCTCGGCTACACGCAGTCCGCGGTCTCCCGCCAAGTGCAGTCCCTGGAGGAGGAGATGGGCGCGGAGCTGTTCGAGCGCCTGCCGCGCGGGGTGCGGCTCACCGAGGCGGGCCGGGTGCTGCTGCCGCACGCCGAGGCGGTACGGGACCGGCTGGCCGCGGCCCGGGCCGAACTGGCCTCGCTGCGCACGCTCGACGGCGGGCTGCTGCGGCTCGGGGCCTTCTCCAGCGCCACCGCCTCCCTCGTGCCGCGCGCGCAGGCCGCCTTCCGGGAGCGCCACCCGGGGGTCGTGGTCACGCGCGTCGAGGGGCCGTCGGCCAAGCACCTCGGGCTCGTGGTCGCCGGGGAGGAGGACCTCGCGGTGGTCGGCCCCGCGGCCGCCGTTCCCCCGCCGCCCGGCGTGACGCTGCACCCCCTGCTCGACGAACCGATGCTGGTGGCCCTGGAGCGGGGGCATCCGTGTGCGGGGCGGCGGGCCGTGCGGCTCGCGGAGCTGGCCGACGAGGAGTGGATCGTCGGCCACGAGCGCCTGGAGGACACCCTGTTCCGGCCGGCCGTCGCCGCCGGTTTCCGGCCGCGCACCGGGCTGCTCGCGCACGACTGGATCGCCAAGCTGGGGGCCGTGGCGGCGGGCCTCGGCGTCACGCTCGTGCCCGCGTTGGCGGCGGCTTCGGTGCGACGGGACGTCGCTCTCGTCACGATCCACCCGGAGGACGTCCCGTACCGCCGGATCTGCGCGGCGGCGCCCGCGACCCCGACGGTCGCGGCGACCGCGTTCCTGGGCCTGCTCCGCGAGACGGCGGAGCAGCTAATACCCTCGGACCACTCTTGA
- a CDS encoding NAD(P)-dependent oxidoreductase, with translation MENTQLSQIAFLGLGSMGLPMARRLLDAGHPLTVWNRTAAKADALVADGAVRAATPAEAVRDADVVVTMLADPAAALAVADELIPALRPGTHWIDTSTVGPDTVAALAARLPAGVTLLDAPVMGSVDRAATGELLILAGGDTAPVAGVLDRLGTVTPCGGPGTGAALKLVLINAVIGGVALVAEALALADSLGLPRDLALRTLGAGPLAGAVGRATATGSHFPVALAAKDVALATATAKLPVLEAVHRLLVEDPALLGEDLAAVVR, from the coding sequence ATGGAGAACACCCAGCTCTCGCAGATCGCCTTCCTCGGCCTCGGTTCCATGGGCCTGCCGATGGCCCGCCGCCTCCTCGACGCCGGCCACCCCCTGACCGTCTGGAACCGCACCGCCGCCAAGGCCGACGCCCTCGTCGCCGACGGCGCCGTCCGCGCCGCGACCCCCGCCGAGGCCGTCCGGGACGCCGACGTCGTCGTCACGATGCTCGCGGACCCGGCCGCCGCCCTCGCCGTCGCGGACGAGCTGATCCCGGCGCTGCGCCCCGGCACCCACTGGATCGACACCTCGACCGTCGGCCCGGACACCGTCGCCGCCCTCGCCGCCCGGCTCCCCGCCGGGGTCACCCTCCTCGACGCGCCCGTCATGGGCAGCGTCGACCGGGCGGCCACCGGTGAGCTGCTGATCCTCGCGGGCGGCGACACCGCGCCCGTCGCCGGCGTCCTCGACCGGCTCGGCACCGTCACCCCCTGCGGAGGCCCCGGCACGGGTGCCGCCCTCAAACTCGTCCTCATCAACGCCGTCATCGGCGGGGTCGCCCTCGTCGCCGAGGCCCTCGCGCTCGCCGACTCCCTCGGCCTGCCCCGCGACCTCGCGCTGCGCACCCTCGGCGCGGGCCCGCTCGCGGGCGCCGTCGGCCGGGCCACCGCCACCGGCTCGCACTTCCCGGTCGCCCTGGCCGCGAAGGACGTCGCCCTGGCGACGGCCACGGCGAAGCTGCCCGTCCTGGAGGCCGTCCACCGGCTCCTCGTCGAGGATCCGGCCCTCCTGGGCGAGGACCTGGCGGCCGTCGTCCGCTAG
- a CDS encoding TetR/AcrR family transcriptional regulator, with protein sequence MVRARSEERRADILRAALEVIAERGYRGATLGSVAERVGLTQQGLLHYYPTKEALLVAVLEERDRWDTSGGRDREGWRLDLLESLVEYNAMRPGIVQTFSALLGESVTDGHPAREFFTERYTQVRANMADVLRLEFGERLPGGLTPERAAPLLTAVMDGLQYQWLLDPSAVDMPGAFRDFLRLLYGSEERG encoded by the coding sequence ATGGTGCGGGCCAGGAGCGAGGAACGGCGCGCGGACATCCTGCGCGCCGCCCTCGAAGTGATCGCCGAGCGCGGCTACCGGGGCGCCACCCTCGGCTCCGTCGCCGAGCGCGTCGGGCTGACCCAGCAGGGGCTGCTGCACTACTACCCGACGAAGGAGGCGCTGCTCGTCGCGGTCCTGGAGGAGCGGGACCGCTGGGACACGAGCGGAGGCCGGGACCGCGAGGGCTGGCGGCTGGACCTCCTGGAGTCGCTCGTCGAGTACAACGCGATGCGACCGGGGATCGTGCAGACCTTCTCCGCGCTGCTCGGCGAGAGCGTCACCGACGGGCATCCGGCGCGGGAGTTCTTCACCGAGCGGTACACGCAGGTGCGGGCCAACATGGCGGACGTCCTGCGCCTGGAGTTCGGCGAGCGGCTGCCCGGCGGCCTCACCCCGGAGCGGGCCGCGCCCCTGCTCACGGCGGTGATGGACGGCCTCCAGTACCAGTGGCTCCTGGACCCGTCGGCGGTCGACATGCCGGGCGCCTTCCGGGACTTCCTGCGGCTGCTGTACGGCTCCGAGGAGCGCGGCTAG
- a CDS encoding glycoside hydrolase family 3 protein has product MAENTAETVRNAVVEAALGKLDLDAKTRLLAGQDMWSLPALPEIGLKSLVMSDGPIGVRGVRWTADDPSVALPSPTALAAAWDPALARRAGRLLAQEARRKGVHVLLAPTVNLHRTPLGGRHFEAYSEDPYLTGAIGTGYVRGVQDGGVGTTVKHFVANDAETDRFTVDNRIAPRPLRELYLAPFEAIVKNARPWGIMTAYNQVNGVTMTEHHQLVNEVLRGEWGFDGFNVSDWMAARSTTADIAGGLDVAMPGPATVYGEALAAAVRAGEVEESAVDAAVRNVLRLAARVGALEGAPPVVTEHPAALDGDALAREIARRGFVLVRNENGALPLKNGTVALSGAAARDARVLGGGSAQVFPDHVVSPLDGLAAALPEGALTFTIGADPSEELAPAEQGFTLRARCRDAAGNVIGEGSLPNGQVQWIGDDLPEGVTHETLASIEVIGTFTPRESGEHAFGTRGLGAFTLTVAGETVFDGTQVMGPETDPFEAFFGSPVERGKVALTAGETVEVSLLHTLDKEFAAPLPAVMFSFVHLGPRRDPDELIAEAVEAARAADTAVVVVATTERVESEGFDRKDLALPGRQDDLVRAVAAANPNTVVVVNAGSPVELPWREDVAAILLGWFPGQEGGAALADVLTGAEEPGGRLPTTWPVALADAPVTEVTPTDGELHYTEGVFIGYRAWDKAGAVPAYPFGHGLGYTSWSYDSLVATPDTATVRITNTGDRRGRETVQIYLAPVSDSVERPARWLAGFASVEAAPGETVETGIALPRRAFEIWDEDRGDWTLVTGAYEVVAARSLTDARLTATLEL; this is encoded by the coding sequence ATGGCGGAGAACACCGCGGAGACCGTGAGGAACGCGGTCGTCGAGGCGGCGCTCGGCAAGCTCGACCTGGACGCCAAGACCCGGCTGCTCGCCGGCCAGGACATGTGGTCCCTGCCCGCCCTGCCGGAGATCGGCCTGAAGTCCCTGGTCATGTCCGACGGCCCCATCGGCGTCCGCGGCGTCCGCTGGACCGCCGACGACCCCTCCGTCGCGCTCCCGTCCCCCACCGCGCTCGCCGCCGCCTGGGACCCCGCCCTCGCCCGCCGGGCCGGCCGGCTCCTCGCCCAGGAGGCCCGCCGCAAGGGCGTCCACGTCCTCCTCGCGCCCACGGTCAACCTGCACCGCACCCCGCTCGGCGGCCGCCACTTCGAGGCCTACAGCGAGGACCCGTACCTCACCGGCGCCATCGGCACCGGCTACGTCCGGGGCGTCCAGGACGGCGGCGTCGGCACCACCGTCAAGCACTTCGTCGCCAACGACGCCGAGACCGACCGCTTCACCGTCGACAACCGGATCGCCCCGCGCCCCCTCCGCGAGCTCTACCTCGCCCCCTTCGAGGCCATCGTCAAGAACGCCCGCCCCTGGGGCATCATGACCGCCTACAACCAGGTCAACGGCGTCACGATGACCGAGCACCACCAGCTCGTGAACGAGGTCCTGCGCGGCGAGTGGGGCTTCGACGGCTTCAACGTCTCCGACTGGATGGCCGCCCGATCCACCACCGCCGACATCGCGGGCGGCCTCGACGTCGCCATGCCGGGACCCGCCACCGTCTACGGCGAGGCCCTCGCCGCCGCCGTCCGCGCCGGCGAGGTCGAGGAGTCCGCCGTCGACGCCGCCGTGCGCAACGTCCTGCGGCTCGCCGCCCGCGTCGGCGCCCTCGAAGGCGCCCCGCCCGTCGTCACCGAACACCCCGCCGCCCTCGACGGCGACGCCCTCGCCCGGGAGATCGCCCGCCGCGGCTTCGTCCTCGTACGGAACGAGAACGGCGCCCTGCCCCTGAAGAACGGCACCGTCGCCCTCTCCGGCGCCGCCGCCCGCGACGCCCGGGTCCTCGGCGGCGGCTCCGCCCAGGTCTTCCCCGACCACGTCGTCTCCCCGCTCGACGGCCTCGCCGCCGCCCTCCCCGAAGGCGCCCTGACCTTCACGATCGGCGCCGACCCCAGCGAGGAACTCGCCCCCGCCGAGCAGGGCTTCACCCTCCGCGCCCGCTGCCGCGACGCCGCCGGGAACGTCATCGGCGAGGGCTCCCTGCCCAACGGCCAGGTCCAGTGGATCGGCGACGACCTCCCCGAGGGCGTCACCCACGAGACCCTCGCCTCCATCGAGGTCATCGGCACCTTCACCCCGCGCGAGTCCGGCGAGCACGCCTTCGGCACCCGTGGCCTCGGCGCCTTCACCCTCACCGTCGCCGGGGAGACCGTCTTCGACGGCACCCAGGTCATGGGCCCCGAGACCGACCCCTTCGAGGCCTTCTTCGGCTCCCCGGTCGAGCGCGGCAAGGTCGCGCTCACCGCCGGCGAGACCGTCGAGGTCTCCCTCCTGCACACCCTCGACAAGGAGTTCGCGGCCCCGCTCCCGGCCGTCATGTTCTCCTTCGTCCACCTCGGTCCCCGCCGTGACCCCGACGAACTGATCGCCGAGGCCGTCGAGGCCGCCCGCGCCGCCGACACCGCCGTCGTGGTCGTCGCCACCACCGAGCGCGTCGAGTCCGAGGGCTTCGACCGCAAGGACCTCGCCCTCCCCGGCCGCCAGGACGACCTCGTACGGGCCGTGGCCGCCGCCAACCCGAACACCGTCGTCGTCGTCAACGCCGGCTCCCCGGTCGAGCTGCCCTGGCGCGAGGACGTGGCCGCGATCCTGCTCGGCTGGTTCCCCGGCCAGGAGGGCGGCGCCGCCCTCGCCGACGTCCTCACCGGCGCCGAGGAGCCCGGTGGCCGCCTCCCCACCACCTGGCCCGTCGCCCTCGCCGACGCCCCCGTCACCGAGGTCACCCCGACGGACGGCGAACTGCACTACACCGAGGGCGTCTTCATCGGATACCGCGCCTGGGACAAGGCCGGCGCCGTCCCCGCGTACCCCTTCGGCCACGGCCTCGGCTACACGAGCTGGTCGTACGACTCCCTGGTCGCGACCCCCGACACGGCCACCGTCCGGATCACCAACACCGGCGACCGGCGGGGCCGCGAGACCGTCCAGATCTACCTGGCCCCCGTATCGGACTCCGTGGAACGCCCCGCCCGCTGGCTCGCCGGCTTCGCGAGCGTCGAGGCCGCGCCCGGCGAGACCGTCGAGACCGGGATCGCGCTGCCCCGCCGCGCCTTCGAGATCTGGGACGAGGACAGGGGCGACTGGACCCTCGTCACCGGGGCGTACGAGGTCGTCGCGGCCCGCTCCCTCACCGACGCCCGCCTGACCGCCACCCTGGAGCTCTGA
- a CDS encoding SGNH/GDSL hydrolase family protein yields the protein MRGRRRFRTAVAAATAALLCGGALSGCTAGDPQEAPVKASAPKPKPRPTPSWDVSPASVAAVGDSMTRAFDACSLLADCPEVSWATGTDTGVNSLALRLLGPEKVATRSWNLARTGARMAELPAQMAGAAAEKPELVTVMMGANDACRATPDLMTPVADFRASFEAALARLRAGAPKAQVYVASVPDLKRLWSTGRLSPMGLRVWKLGICGAMLADAEDLGPAAERRRAAVRDRVVAYNGVLEEVCAKDARCRYDGGAVFGFRFDGGQLSPWDWFHPSKDGQARLAELAYRRITKG from the coding sequence ATGCGCGGCCGACGCCGATTCCGTACCGCTGTCGCCGCCGCGACGGCCGCGCTGCTGTGCGGCGGGGCGCTCTCCGGCTGCACGGCCGGGGACCCGCAGGAGGCCCCGGTCAAGGCGTCCGCGCCGAAGCCGAAGCCGAGACCGACGCCGTCGTGGGACGTCTCCCCCGCCTCCGTCGCGGCCGTCGGCGACTCCATGACCCGCGCCTTCGACGCGTGCTCCCTCCTCGCGGACTGCCCCGAGGTGTCCTGGGCGACCGGGACGGACACCGGCGTCAACAGCCTGGCGCTGCGGCTGCTCGGCCCGGAGAAGGTGGCCACCCGCAGCTGGAACCTGGCCAGGACGGGCGCGCGGATGGCGGAGCTCCCCGCACAGATGGCGGGGGCGGCGGCCGAGAAGCCCGAGCTGGTGACGGTGATGATGGGGGCGAACGACGCCTGCCGGGCCACTCCGGACCTCATGACCCCGGTCGCCGATTTCCGCGCCTCCTTCGAGGCGGCCCTCGCCCGGCTGCGGGCGGGCGCACCGAAGGCGCAGGTGTACGTGGCGAGCGTGCCGGACCTGAAGCGCCTGTGGTCGACGGGGCGGCTGAGCCCGATGGGGCTCCGGGTGTGGAAGCTGGGGATCTGCGGCGCGATGCTGGCGGACGCGGAGGACCTGGGTCCGGCGGCCGAGCGGCGGCGGGCGGCGGTGCGGGACCGGGTGGTGGCGTACAACGGGGTCCTGGAGGAGGTCTGCGCGAAGGACGCGCGCTGCCGGTACGACGGCGGGGCGGTCTTCGGGTTCCGCTTCGACGGCGGGCAGTTGAGCCCCTGGGACTGGTTCCATCCGAGCAAGGACGGGCAGGCGCGGCTCGCGGAGCTGGCGTACCGGCGGATCACGAAGGGGTGA
- a CDS encoding DUF3145 domain-containing protein — protein MTTRGVLYVHSAPRAMCPHVEWAVAGVLGARVQLDWIRQPASPGTWRAEFSWQGQTGTASKLASALRGWQMLRFEVTAEPCPTAEGERYSATPDLGIFHAVTGMHGDILIPEDRLRAALARSAQGETQLETEIAKLLGKPWDDELEPFRYAGEGAPVRWLHQVV, from the coding sequence GTGACGACACGTGGAGTCCTGTACGTTCACTCCGCACCGCGCGCGATGTGCCCGCACGTCGAATGGGCGGTCGCGGGTGTCCTCGGTGCGAGGGTCCAGCTCGACTGGATCCGCCAGCCGGCGTCCCCCGGCACCTGGAGAGCCGAGTTCTCCTGGCAGGGCCAGACCGGCACCGCCTCCAAGCTCGCCTCCGCACTCCGCGGCTGGCAGATGCTCCGCTTCGAGGTCACCGCGGAACCCTGCCCCACCGCCGAGGGCGAACGCTACAGCGCCACCCCCGACCTGGGCATCTTCCACGCCGTCACCGGCATGCACGGCGACATCCTGATCCCCGAGGACCGGCTGCGGGCCGCCCTCGCACGCTCCGCGCAGGGCGAGACCCAACTGGAGACGGAGATCGCCAAGCTGCTCGGGAAGCCCTGGGACGACGAGCTGGAACCCTTCCGGTACGCGGGCGAGGGCGCCCCCGTCCGCTGGCTGCACCAGGTCGTCTGA